Within Chlamydia pneumoniae TW-183, the genomic segment AGGCAATGCCTTCAGGACTTAGGTTTTGTATAGTGTCCCAAACTTTATGAATTTTTTCTAAGGGAAGCTCAAGTTCTTGAGCAAAATCCTCAGGATTTCTTAGAAAGAGTCCTTCATCCGAGAGATTCCCGGCAATTTGATGGGCAATGAATCGTTCTTCTGCAGTAGAAAAAGCCTCCTCGATTTGAGGAAGGAGACGAGTATATAAAGACTCTTGAGGTCCAGGAGTCTGATTCAAATAGGAAAACGTAGAGTTTGTAGGTCGATAACAAGGAGACCATTCTTCCTCTTCTAGTGAAGAGAGATCAAAAAAAGGATTATCAATGATCTCTTGAACTACATACGATGATAACTCAGTAAGTGGCGATTGCAGCATCTGCAGGCCTTGTTGCATCCTTAGTGAGGGTAGATACTTTAGAGACAACTTCTGCTTTTGCTGAAACATGTCTAACGCACTTGAATCATATAATCTTTTGGAATTTCCTTTAAAAATCTACTGGGCTTCATCATCCGTACGGTTCCCCAGAGGCTGCGAACTTGTGCGGTAGTAAGATAGAGGAGATCTTGAGCTCGAGTAATTCCTACGTAGCATAACCGTCGTTCTTCTTCAATATTTTCATAAGTGCCGCCCAGAGAGTTCGCATGTGGAAGCAATTGTTCTTCTAGACCTACAAGAAATGATACACGGAACTCCAACCCTTTTCCATTATGAAGGGTCATCAAATTCACGCGATCCGCAGTTAAATTTAGATCATCATCAGAGCCTTTTAAGGCAAGATCATCAAGGAAAAGTTCCAAATGTGTCTTTGGATTTTGTTGTTCGGATTCCAAAGCTTTATGATAGAGTTCCTCTAAATTGCTTTTCCGATCTTTGAAGGTATCCGCATCTTCTTTTAAGATCTCAAGGTAACCCGTGATCCTAACTACAGACTCTATAAAATCTCTAAGGGAAAGAGTATTGTAGGCATGTTCAATTTGAGGGAAAAGTGCAAGATACTCTTGAAGGCCTTCTTGTTGTTTTTTAGATAATTTGACGTCTTTAGTATCCAAGGCTTGTTGGCATGCTTTGAGGATAGGGAGACCTTGAGCAATTGCATATTGCGTGAGTGCAAATATCGTTGTTGAACCGATCCCTCGTTTGGGTAGATTTACAGTTCTATCAAAAGCAACGATGTCGCTTTTGGAAATAAAGATACGGAGAAAGGCTAGGATATCTTGGATTTCCTTACGCTTGTAGAAGGAGAGACCCCCGATAATTTCATAGGGAATGCGCCTGCGAAGTAGAGCGTCTTCAAATGTCCGAGATTGGGAGTTCGTTCTATAGAAAATACAGATGTCACGTAGTTTTATATTCCCGACTCTATGTAATTGAAGAATTTCTGCAGCGACAAAGTCTGCTTCTTCGCGATCTGTGCTTCCTAGGAAAAGACGAATCTTTTCTCCAGGTCCTTTGACGCTACGCAATTCTTTTTCTAACCTTGATGCGTTATTTTTAATCAGAGCATTAGCGGCATTTAGAATATTGCCATAACTGCGGTAGTTTTCTTCGAGGCATAAGACTTTAGCATTAGGGTAATCGTTTTCAAAATTTAAGATATTGTGAATATTTGCTCCTCGCCAGGAGTAGATAGACTGATCAGGATCCCCAACAGCAAAGACATTGCGATGTTGCTTTGAGAGGAGCTGCATTAAAGTATATTGTGCATGGTTGGTATCTTGATACTCATCGATGAGCAATGCTTTCCATAATTGGTTATATAATTCCTGTGCTTCGGGACTTTCTCTAAGAAGTCTTACGGTTAAAAAGAGAAGATCATCGAAATCCAGAGCATTCGCTTCGATAAGTTTCTTTTGGTATTCTTGGTATATCGAGACTACAGGATCGATATAGTCATTGGGATCCAAATCTTCGGGAAAGAGTAAACGGTTCTTTGCTTGTGAGACGTGAGCTTGTATTTTGCTCGCAAGATTAGGTTTGAGGTTGTGTTGTTGCAAGGCATGCTTGATGAGCTTTTCCGCGTCACTTTGATCATAAATAGTAAAATTATTTTCACGATTTAGCAGATTTATAGAACGTCGGAGAATAAAAACTCCTAAACTATGAAATGTACACACCATCGGAACATCAAATTCATTAGTGGAAGCACACTGATTGACAATACGTTCTTTAAGTTCTCGCGCTGCTTTATTCGTAAAAGTTACAGCCAGAATTTCTCGAGGCGCGATGCCTTGGTTAATTAGGTGTAAGATTCTATAGGTAACCACACGAGTTTTACCTGCTCCTGCTCCTGCTAGAACGAGTACAGGATTGAGAGGAGCTGTTACAGCTTTGCGTTGTGCTTCGTTAAGTTCTGAGATACATGTCATAATAAGTCCTAATTTTTAGCTTTACACCTCGAGACTGACAATCTCTGTCGAGCTAAAATAAAAAGCGAGTATACTTTCATCACAATTATAGAAAGGTGATTTATGCAGAATGCTACTATAGATCAGCTCCCTGTGTCTTGGCAAGAACAGCTTCCTTTATGTTGGCGTGAGCAACTTAAGGAAGAGTGGTCCAAACCCTACATGCAGCAACTTCTTATTTTTTTAAAACAGGAGTATAAAGAGCATACTGTTTACCCTGAGGAGAATTGCGTATTTTCTGCTTTGAGAAGCACGCCCTTTGATCAGGTGCGTGTTGTTATCTTGGGTCAAGATCCTTATCCAGGAAAGGGGCAAGCTCATGGATTGAGCTTTAGTGTTCCCGAAGGTCAGCGTTTGCCCCCTTCTTTAATTAATATTTTCCGAGAGTTAAAAACAGATTTGGGGATTGAAAATCATAAGGGGTGTTTGCAGTCTTGGGCAAACCAAGGGATCTTATTATTGAACACAGTATTGACGGTGCGTGCGGGAGAACCCTTCTCTCATGCTGGTAAAGGTTGGGAGCTGTTTACAGATGCCATTGTGACGAAACTGATTCAAGAGAGAACCCATATCATCTTTGTTTTATGGGGAGCTGCTGCAAGAAAAAAATGCGAGCTTTTATTTAATTCAAAACATCAACATGCGGTTCTATCCTCTCCTCACCCCTCTCCGTTAGCTGCTCACCGTGGTTTTTTTGGTTGTTCACACTTTTCAAAAATTAACTATCTCCTTAATAAGCTGAATAAACCAATGATTAATTGGAAGCTCCCATGAATGAAGGTATCCACTCTGTCTGTTTTCAAAAAACACCTCGGCTTACTGCGAAGTCCGTAGTGAGTATGGAGATGCTCTTAACTACTCAACAGCTTCCTTCCGCAGAAGGGATGCCCTCGGTTGCTAATTTGGAAGCGGATTTTTTACGAGCAGAAGCTCTGTTAGCAGAAATGCGAGAAATTCGTGGTTGCTTGGAGCAATCTTTGCGAACACTAGTCCCTAGTGAGTAGGTGTTTTTCAAATAAGCTTTGCAGGTGAGGGGCGAGTTTTTGCAATGCCTTTGCTCTGTGAGAAACTTGATTTTTCACATCTTCACTAAGCTCGGCAAATGTTTGTTTGTAATCATATTTTACAAAGATAGGGTCGTAGCCGAACCCTGAAGAACCTTTTTCTTGATGGCTGATGTAGCCCTCGCATATCCCATACGTTTTAAAAATCTCCTGATTAGGGGAGACTAAAACTACACAACACTCGAAGTACGCAGAACGGTCTACGAGGCTTTCCAAAGACGACATAAGATCAAGCAGCTTTTTTCGATGATCTTTATCATACGCACCTACACCAGCAAAGTTCGCAGATAAAGGACCCGGAAGACCATTTAAAGCGGGGACGCGTAACATCGTATCATCCGCAATGACCCAGCAACCCAAATGATTGGCAGCGTGAATCCCTTTAGTAAGGGCGTTCGCCGTTATAGAATCTTCCTGTTCTTGGGGAAGTTTATAGTCAGGAAAATCAGAAAGAGAAAAAATATCGAAATCACCTAAACGCTTTAAAAAAGTCTTGGTTTCTCGTATTTTATAACCATGAGAACTAGCAATCACAATTTTCATGAATCTTTCTTAATCTTTTGAAATTATAAAGTTTTAACAAGATAGAGTCAGCAAGCGTAATGCGCAATTATTAGCCGATGAAAATCTTTGTAGTTAAAGTACAACATACATTGTATCTACGCAATCGCTAGTAAGGTAGACATTCTAGTTTATTTTTGTTCTGAAGAACTTTTATGATTGCCTGTTGATGTTTTTTCAATTTTTGAGTTTCACAATGAAGAAAATTTTTTACTCTTTTGTATTGTTAAGTTGTATTTTCCCTTACGTAGGGTGTGCTCAAGTTTTTGTAGGCTTAGATCGTATTTTTTCTGAAGGGGAGTATACACGTTGCATTCAAGGCAAGAAAATCGCTCTAATTTCTCATAGCGCAGCTATCAATAGTCGTGGGCAGGATGCCCTCTCTGTATTCTATTCTCGTAAGCATGATTGTACCGTGGAAATCCTCTGTACGTTGGAACACGGCTATTATGGAGCCACACCTACAGAAACGGTGGGGAATCAGCCATCCAGATATCCAAATTTACGTTCTGTATCCTTGTATGGAGTGAAAGAGGTTCCCAAAGAGGTTGCCGAACATTGTGATGTATTTGTTTATGATGTTCAGGATATCGGAGTGCGTTCTTATAGCTTTGTTACCGTGCTGATGCAAATAGTAAAGGCTTCTGAACGGTACGGAAAACAGCTCATTGTTTTAGATCGGCCGAATCCTATGGGAGGAAGGATTGTTGATGGACCTCTTCCTAATCCCACAACTTCAGGTTCCCTAGCGATTCCTTATTGTTATGGCATGACACCTGGGGAATTAGCGTTGTTTTTTAAAAAGACATACGCTCCTAACGCTAATGTTGTCGTGATCCCTATGAAAGGGTGGAATCGCTCGATGACCTTTGATGAAACAGGATTGATTTGGATGCCCACAAGTCCTCAAATGCCAGATCCACAATCACCGTTTTTCTATGCTGCCACAGGGATTTTAGGTGCCTTGTCTGTAGCAAGTATCGGTGTAGGTTATACCTTACCTTTCAAAGTGCTCGGAGCTCCTTGGATGGACGGGGAAAAAGTTGCCGACGAGCTGAATCGCATGAAGCTTCCCGGTGTTCTGTTTCTTCCTTTTTTCTATGAGCCTTTTTTCGGAAAATACAAAATGGAGATGTGCTCCGGGGTTCTTCTTGTTCTTCAAGATCCTAAGATTTTCTATCCAGTAGAAACACAATGTACAATTTGGGGTGTATTAAAAGCATTATATCCTAAACAGGTTGAGCAAACGTTAAAATCCATAGAGCGCATTCCTGCACGTCGATCTTCCATATGCAATTTATTTGGGGGGGATGAATTTCTCAGCATATCGCACAAAGA encodes:
- a CDS encoding DUF1343 domain-containing protein, giving the protein MKKIFYSFVLLSCIFPYVGCAQVFVGLDRIFSEGEYTRCIQGKKIALISHSAAINSRGQDALSVFYSRKHDCTVEILCTLEHGYYGATPTETVGNQPSRYPNLRSVSLYGVKEVPKEVAEHCDVFVYDVQDIGVRSYSFVTVLMQIVKASERYGKQLIVLDRPNPMGGRIVDGPLPNPTTSGSLAIPYCYGMTPGELALFFKKTYAPNANVVVIPMKGWNRSMTFDETGLIWMPTSPQMPDPQSPFFYAATGILGALSVASIGVGYTLPFKVLGAPWMDGEKVADELNRMKLPGVLFLPFFYEPFFGKYKMEMCSGVLLVLQDPKIFYPVETQCTIWGVLKALYPKQVEQTLKSIERIPARRSSICNLFGGDEFLSISHKERYIVWPLRRLCKESRESFHQLRSSCLLSEYAES
- the ung gene encoding uracil-DNA glycosylase, which translates into the protein MQNATIDQLPVSWQEQLPLCWREQLKEEWSKPYMQQLLIFLKQEYKEHTVYPEENCVFSALRSTPFDQVRVVILGQDPYPGKGQAHGLSFSVPEGQRLPPSLINIFRELKTDLGIENHKGCLQSWANQGILLLNTVLTVRAGEPFSHAGKGWELFTDAIVTKLIQERTHIIFVLWGAAARKKCELLFNSKHQHAVLSSPHPSPLAAHRGFFGCSHFSKINYLLNKLNKPMINWKLP
- a CDS encoding ATP-dependent helicase → MTCISELNEAQRKAVTAPLNPVLVLAGAGAGKTRVVTYRILHLINQGIAPREILAVTFTNKAARELKERIVNQCASTNEFDVPMVCTFHSLGVFILRRSINLLNRENNFTIYDQSDAEKLIKHALQQHNLKPNLASKIQAHVSQAKNRLLFPEDLDPNDYIDPVVSIYQEYQKKLIEANALDFDDLLFLTVRLLRESPEAQELYNQLWKALLIDEYQDTNHAQYTLMQLLSKQHRNVFAVGDPDQSIYSWRGANIHNILNFENDYPNAKVLCLEENYRSYGNILNAANALIKNNASRLEKELRSVKGPGEKIRLFLGSTDREEADFVAAEILQLHRVGNIKLRDICIFYRTNSQSRTFEDALLRRRIPYEIIGGLSFYKRKEIQDILAFLRIFISKSDIVAFDRTVNLPKRGIGSTTIFALTQYAIAQGLPILKACQQALDTKDVKLSKKQQEGLQEYLALFPQIEHAYNTLSLRDFIESVVRITGYLEILKEDADTFKDRKSNLEELYHKALESEQQNPKTHLELFLDDLALKGSDDDLNLTADRVNLMTLHNGKGLEFRVSFLVGLEEQLLPHANSLGGTYENIEEERRLCYVGITRAQDLLYLTTAQVRSLWGTVRMMKPSRFLKEIPKDYMIQVR
- the rdgB gene encoding RdgB/HAM1 family non-canonical purine NTP pyrophosphatase, with protein sequence MKIVIASSHGYKIRETKTFLKRLGDFDIFSLSDFPDYKLPQEQEDSITANALTKGIHAANHLGCWVIADDTMLRVPALNGLPGPLSANFAGVGAYDKDHRKKLLDLMSSLESLVDRSAYFECCVVLVSPNQEIFKTYGICEGYISHQEKGSSGFGYDPIFVKYDYKQTFAELSEDVKNQVSHRAKALQKLAPHLQSLFEKHLLTRD